Proteins encoded by one window of Labrus bergylta chromosome 2, fLabBer1.1, whole genome shotgun sequence:
- the naa35 gene encoding N-alpha-acetyltransferase 35, NatC auxiliary subunit isoform X1 yields the protein MVMKSAIEDDDAGWGLGIPEKMKNNANWVDITHEFKGACKELNLGELLHDKLFGLFEAMSAIEMMDPKMDAGMIGNQVNRKVLNFEQAIKEGAIKVKDLSLPELIGIIDTCFCCLITWLEGHSLAQTVFTCLYVHNPDLIEEPSLKAFALGILKVCDIAREKVNKAAVFEEEDFQAMTYGFKMANNVTDLRVTGMLKDVEDELQRKVKSTRSRQGEQRNPEVEMEHQQFLALFNRIKFTRLLLTALITFTKKETSSVGEAQKLVVQAADLLSAIHSSIQHGIQSQNDTTKGDHPIMMGFEPLVNQRLLPPTFPRYAKIIKREDMVAYFGKLIERIKTVCDVINTTNLHGILDFFCEFSEQSPCVLSRSLLQTTFLIDNKKVFGTHLMQDMIKDALRYFVSPPVLSYKCCLFNNHQAKDYIDSFVTHCSRPFCSLIQIHGHNRARQRDKLGHILEEFATLQDEAEKVDAALHSLLMKLEPQRQHLACLGTWILYHNLRIMIQYLLSGFELELYSMHEYYYIYWYLSEFLYAWLMSTLSRADSSQMAEERILEEQLKGRSSKKTKKKKKVRPLGKEITMSQAYQNMCAGMYKTMVALDMDGKVRKPQFELDSEQVRYEHRFAPFNSVVTPPPVHYIQFKEMSDLKKYNPPPGSADLYLAASKHFQQAKLILENVPSPDPEVNRILKVAKPNIVVTKLLAGGHKKDTKVLPEFDFSAHKYFPVVKIL from the exons ATGGTGATGAAGTCAGCCATCGAAGACGATGATGCTGGCTGGGGACTCGGCATCCCTGAAAAAATGAAGAACAATGCCAACTGGGTCGATATCACACATGAATTCAAGGGAGCATGCAAAG AGTTGAACCTCGGAGAGTTGCTTCATGACAAACT GTTCGGCCTGTTTGAGGCCATGTCAGCCATAGAGATGATGGATCCCAAGATGGACGCAGGAATGATCGGAAACCAGGTCAACAGGAAAGTGCTCAACTTTGAACAAGCCATCAAG GAGGGTGCCATCAAGGTGAAAGATCTAAGTCTTCCTGAACTCATCGGTATCATCGACACGTGTTTCTGCTGTTTG atCACGTGGCTGGAGGGTCACTCCCTGGCTCAGACTGTGTTCACCTGTTTGTACGTCCATAACCCCGACCTGATCGAGGAGCCGTCTCTCAAAGCCTTCGCCCTGGGCATCCTGAAGGTGTGTGACATCGCCCGGGAGAAAGTCAACAAGGCTGCAGTGTTTGAGGAG GAGGACTTCCAGGCTATGACCTATGGCTTCAAGATGGCAAATAATGTGACAGACCTGCGTGTGACAG GCATGCTGAAAGACGTGGAGGATGAGTTACAGAGGAAAGTGAAG AGCACCCGCAGTCGACAGGGTGAGCAGCGGAACCCCGAGGTCGAGATGGAG catcaGCAGTTTTTGGCTCTTTTCAATAGAATCAAGTTCACGCGCCTTCTGCTGACTGCACTGATCACCTTCACCAAGAAAGAG aCCAGCTCAGTGGGAGAGGCCCAGAAGCTCGTGGTTCAGGCGGCTGACCTCTTATCAGCCATCCATTCAAGCATTCAGCACGGCATCCAATCACAGAACGACACCACTAAAGGAG ATCACCCCATCATGATGGGCTTCGAGCCCCTCGTAAATCAGAGACTGCTGCCCCCTACCTTCCCCCGCTACGCAAAGATCATTAAGAGGGAGGACATGGTGGCCTACTTTGGGAAACTTATAGAACGTATCAAGACGGTCTGCGACGTGATCAACACCACCAACCTGCACGGCATTCTG GACTTCTTCTGTGAGTTCAGTGAACAGTCTCCCTGTGTGCTCTCCAGATCTCTGCTTCAG ACGACGTTCCTGATAGATAATAAGAAAGTGTTTGGGACCCACCTGATGCAGGACATGATTAAAGATGCTCTGAGGTACTTTGTCAGCCCCCCTGTTCTCTCCTACAA GTGTTGTCTGTTCAACAACCACCAGGCCAAGGACTACATCGACTCCTTTGTGACACACTGCTCCCGG CCATTCTGCAGTCTGATCCAGATCCACGGACACAACCGAGCTCGGCAGAGAGACAAGCTGGGTCACATTCTGGAGGAGTTTGCCACGCTGCAGGATGAG GCGGAGAAGGTGGATGCAGCGCTTCACAGCCTGCTGATGAAACTTGAGCCTCAGCGACAGCATCTGGCATGTCTCGGCACCTGGATCCTCTACCACAACCTGAGAATCATGATCCAGTACCTGCTCAGTGGCTTTGAACTGGAGCTGTACAGCATGCACGAATACTATTACATCTACTG GTATCTGTCAGAGTTCCTGTACGCGTGGCTGATGTCCACACTGAGCCGGGCTGACTCGTCTCAGATGGCAGAGGAGCGGATCTTGGAGGAGCAGCTGAAAGGACGCAGcagcaaaaagacaaagaagaagaaaaaag ttcgccctCTCGGCAAGGAAATAACAATGAGTCAAGCATACCAGAACATGTGTGCCGGCATGTACAAG ACGATGGTCGCTTTGGATATGGACGGGAAGGTGCGTAAGCCTCAGTTTGAGTTGGACAGTGAGCAGGTCCGCTACGAGCATCGCTTCGCCCCCTTTAACAGCGTGGTCACCCCCCCACCTGTGCACTACATCCAGTTCAAG GAGATGTCTGATCTGAAGAAGTACAATCCTCCACCAGGCTCTGCTGACCTCTACCTGGCCGCCAGCAAACACTTCCAACAGGCTAAACTCATCCTAGAAAATGTGCCCAGCCCGGACCCTGAG GTGAACCGTATACTGAAAGTGGCCAAGCCCAACATCGTAGTCACCAAGCTCCTGGCAGGAGGGCACAAGAAGGACACAAAG GTGCTCCCAGAATTTGACTTCTCAGCCCACAAGTATTTTCCTGTCGTCAAGATTCTCTGA
- the naa35 gene encoding N-alpha-acetyltransferase 35, NatC auxiliary subunit isoform X2: protein MVMKSAIEDDDAGWGLGIPEKMKNNANWVDITHEFKGACKELNLGELLHDKLFGLFEAMSAIEMMDPKMDAGMIGNQVNRKVLNFEQAIKEGAIKVKDLSLPELIGIIDTCFCCLITWLEGHSLAQTVFTCLYVHNPDLIEEPSLKAFALGILKVCDIAREKVNKAAVFEEEDFQAMTYGFKMANNVTDLRVTGMLKDVEDELQRKVKSTRSRQGEQRNPEVEMEQFLALFNRIKFTRLLLTALITFTKKETSSVGEAQKLVVQAADLLSAIHSSIQHGIQSQNDTTKGDHPIMMGFEPLVNQRLLPPTFPRYAKIIKREDMVAYFGKLIERIKTVCDVINTTNLHGILDFFCEFSEQSPCVLSRSLLQTTFLIDNKKVFGTHLMQDMIKDALRYFVSPPVLSYKCCLFNNHQAKDYIDSFVTHCSRPFCSLIQIHGHNRARQRDKLGHILEEFATLQDEAEKVDAALHSLLMKLEPQRQHLACLGTWILYHNLRIMIQYLLSGFELELYSMHEYYYIYWYLSEFLYAWLMSTLSRADSSQMAEERILEEQLKGRSSKKTKKKKKVRPLGKEITMSQAYQNMCAGMYKTMVALDMDGKVRKPQFELDSEQVRYEHRFAPFNSVVTPPPVHYIQFKEMSDLKKYNPPPGSADLYLAASKHFQQAKLILENVPSPDPEVNRILKVAKPNIVVTKLLAGGHKKDTKVLPEFDFSAHKYFPVVKIL, encoded by the exons ATGGTGATGAAGTCAGCCATCGAAGACGATGATGCTGGCTGGGGACTCGGCATCCCTGAAAAAATGAAGAACAATGCCAACTGGGTCGATATCACACATGAATTCAAGGGAGCATGCAAAG AGTTGAACCTCGGAGAGTTGCTTCATGACAAACT GTTCGGCCTGTTTGAGGCCATGTCAGCCATAGAGATGATGGATCCCAAGATGGACGCAGGAATGATCGGAAACCAGGTCAACAGGAAAGTGCTCAACTTTGAACAAGCCATCAAG GAGGGTGCCATCAAGGTGAAAGATCTAAGTCTTCCTGAACTCATCGGTATCATCGACACGTGTTTCTGCTGTTTG atCACGTGGCTGGAGGGTCACTCCCTGGCTCAGACTGTGTTCACCTGTTTGTACGTCCATAACCCCGACCTGATCGAGGAGCCGTCTCTCAAAGCCTTCGCCCTGGGCATCCTGAAGGTGTGTGACATCGCCCGGGAGAAAGTCAACAAGGCTGCAGTGTTTGAGGAG GAGGACTTCCAGGCTATGACCTATGGCTTCAAGATGGCAAATAATGTGACAGACCTGCGTGTGACAG GCATGCTGAAAGACGTGGAGGATGAGTTACAGAGGAAAGTGAAG AGCACCCGCAGTCGACAGGGTGAGCAGCGGAACCCCGAGGTCGAGATGGAG CAGTTTTTGGCTCTTTTCAATAGAATCAAGTTCACGCGCCTTCTGCTGACTGCACTGATCACCTTCACCAAGAAAGAG aCCAGCTCAGTGGGAGAGGCCCAGAAGCTCGTGGTTCAGGCGGCTGACCTCTTATCAGCCATCCATTCAAGCATTCAGCACGGCATCCAATCACAGAACGACACCACTAAAGGAG ATCACCCCATCATGATGGGCTTCGAGCCCCTCGTAAATCAGAGACTGCTGCCCCCTACCTTCCCCCGCTACGCAAAGATCATTAAGAGGGAGGACATGGTGGCCTACTTTGGGAAACTTATAGAACGTATCAAGACGGTCTGCGACGTGATCAACACCACCAACCTGCACGGCATTCTG GACTTCTTCTGTGAGTTCAGTGAACAGTCTCCCTGTGTGCTCTCCAGATCTCTGCTTCAG ACGACGTTCCTGATAGATAATAAGAAAGTGTTTGGGACCCACCTGATGCAGGACATGATTAAAGATGCTCTGAGGTACTTTGTCAGCCCCCCTGTTCTCTCCTACAA GTGTTGTCTGTTCAACAACCACCAGGCCAAGGACTACATCGACTCCTTTGTGACACACTGCTCCCGG CCATTCTGCAGTCTGATCCAGATCCACGGACACAACCGAGCTCGGCAGAGAGACAAGCTGGGTCACATTCTGGAGGAGTTTGCCACGCTGCAGGATGAG GCGGAGAAGGTGGATGCAGCGCTTCACAGCCTGCTGATGAAACTTGAGCCTCAGCGACAGCATCTGGCATGTCTCGGCACCTGGATCCTCTACCACAACCTGAGAATCATGATCCAGTACCTGCTCAGTGGCTTTGAACTGGAGCTGTACAGCATGCACGAATACTATTACATCTACTG GTATCTGTCAGAGTTCCTGTACGCGTGGCTGATGTCCACACTGAGCCGGGCTGACTCGTCTCAGATGGCAGAGGAGCGGATCTTGGAGGAGCAGCTGAAAGGACGCAGcagcaaaaagacaaagaagaagaaaaaag ttcgccctCTCGGCAAGGAAATAACAATGAGTCAAGCATACCAGAACATGTGTGCCGGCATGTACAAG ACGATGGTCGCTTTGGATATGGACGGGAAGGTGCGTAAGCCTCAGTTTGAGTTGGACAGTGAGCAGGTCCGCTACGAGCATCGCTTCGCCCCCTTTAACAGCGTGGTCACCCCCCCACCTGTGCACTACATCCAGTTCAAG GAGATGTCTGATCTGAAGAAGTACAATCCTCCACCAGGCTCTGCTGACCTCTACCTGGCCGCCAGCAAACACTTCCAACAGGCTAAACTCATCCTAGAAAATGTGCCCAGCCCGGACCCTGAG GTGAACCGTATACTGAAAGTGGCCAAGCCCAACATCGTAGTCACCAAGCTCCTGGCAGGAGGGCACAAGAAGGACACAAAG GTGCTCCCAGAATTTGACTTCTCAGCCCACAAGTATTTTCCTGTCGTCAAGATTCTCTGA
- the LOC136177632 gene encoding trypsin-1-like yields MKLCAVFILLSAGAALASIEKRIVGSLKCKKDRQYHVEITAKQKETTCGGTLLNSLWVLTAAHCGQQELKVKLGVNYDASFTSKEFFVKDKQDIDISQQFFFEKDAEGKLHDIMLIKLTKKASAKLPTLELPAGECTRPELKKTVQVGGSGPDKEGKKKGRFRKFIKSSKLMCADTFMEECGENDKPDNQYNSDKTNTMCAFKPGVMSCYGDSGSAVVYEGHLHGVIVSNPTDKCANPIVMMDICPYKEWIEKIMKENEHSH; encoded by the exons ATGAAGCTCTGCGCTGTCTTCATTCTGTTATCGGCTG GAGCCGCGTTGGCTTCCATTGAGAAGAGGATCGTCGGGAGTCTGAAATGTAAGAAGGACAGGCAGTACCATGTTGAGATCACGGCCAAGCAAAAAGAGACTACCTGCGGGGGCACCCTGCTCAACAGTCTCTGGGTCCTCACTGCGGCCCACTGTGGACAACA gGAGCTGAAGGTGAAGCTCGGCGTTAACTATGATGCATCATTTACTTCCAAAGAGTTTTTCGTAAAAGACAAGCAAGACATAGATATCAGCCagcagtttttctttgaaaaagaTGCGGAAGGGAAACTCCACGACATCATGCTCATTAAGCTGACTAAGAAGGCTTCAGCTAAACTTCCCACACTGGAGCTTCCTGCTGGGGAGTGTACAAGACCAGAACTGAAAAAAACGGTTCAGGTTGGAGGCTCAGGACCTGACAAAGAgggaaaaa AGAAAGGACGGTTCAGAAAGTTCATCAAGTCAAGCAAGTTGATGTGTGCCGACACATTCATGGAAGAATGTGGCGAGAATGATAAGCCTGATAACCAATACAACAGCGATAAAACCAACACCATGTGTGCCTTTAAACCTGGAGTGATGTCCTGCTAT GGCGATTCGGGTTCCGCTGTGGTGTATGAAGGCCATTTACACGGGGTCATTGTCAGCAACCCGACTGATAAGTGTGCCAACCCCATCGTAATGATGGATATCTGCCCCTACAAGGAGTGGATTGAAAAAATCATGAAGGAAAATGAACACTCGCATTAA